The Microbacterium trichothecenolyticum sequence ATGGTTCTCAATAAAGAAGCGCGAGCACAGTCTGAGACGGTTCCGGTCACCGTTCTCTCGGGTTTTCTCGGCAGTGGCAAGACGACGCTGCTCAACCACGTCTTGAGCAACCGCGAAGGACGTCGCGTCGCCGTGATCGTCAACGACATGAGCGAGATCAACATCGATGCTCGCCTCGTCGACGGTCCTCTGCAGCTGGCTCGCGTGCCCGAGAAGCTGGTCGAGATGAGCAATGGCTGCATCTGCTGCACCCTGCGCGACGATCTGCTCGTCAACGTCGCGGAACTCGCCGCGGGCGGACGGTTCGACACGATCCTCATCGAGTCGACGGGCATCTCGGAGCCGATGCCGGTCGCCGCGACCTTCGACCTCGATTTCGAGGCGGGGCAGATGCTCTCGCGCGTCGCACGCCTCGACACGATGGTCAGCGTGGTCGACGTATCGACGTTCCTCGCCACGCTCGACGAGGCCAAGACCCTCGCCTCCGAGGGCATCGGTGTGAACGAGACCGACAATCGCACCATCGCCGACCTGCTGATCGACCAGGTCGAGTTCGCAGACGTGCTCGTTCTGAACAAGACCGATCTGGTGGATGCCGGCGACCTGGCGTCCGTGCGCGCGTTCCTCGGCAGGTTGAATCCGCGTGCTCGCCAGATCACGACCCAGTTCGGCCAGGTCGAGCTCGGCGATGTGCTCGACACGGGTCTGTTCGACCACGAACTGGCGGAAGAGGCGCCGGGGTGGCTCCAGGAGATCAACGGCGAGGCCCACGTGCCCGAGACGCTCGAGTACGGCATCGGCTCGACCGTCTTTCGCGCCGACCGGCCGTTTCATCCCGTGAGGCTTGCGAAGGCGATCTCGACTCCGTGGCCGGGTCTGCACCGCGCGAAGGGGTTCTTCTGGCTCGCGAGCCACCCGCACGTGGTCGGACTGTGGTCACAAGCGGGCGTCAACGTGCGCTTCGAGCCGATCGCCGACTGGGCCCGATTCGATGCCGCCCCCGGGCAGGAGATCGTGCTGATCGGCGTCGGGCTCGACGCGCGTGAGGCGACGGAGCGGTTGACCCGAGCGCTCCTCACCGACCGGGAGATGGCCGCCGGGCGATCGGTCTGGGCGAAGCTTCCCGATCCCTTCGCCGGGTGGGCTCGAACCGGTGTGACGTTCCACGTCAAGCGCCCGGGCGTGCCGCAGGGGGCTCAACGACACGTGCACGCGCCCGGACACGAGCACCACGCCACGCCGTGAGTGCACCGACCGCATCCGGGCGGTTCCGGCGAGACGGGTTCTGGGAAGACCAGCGGGCATGGCTCGACGGGGGCTTCCCGGGGCGGCGCGAACAGATCCGCGCGATGCAGCTGGGGGTGCTGGCGGGTGAGCACGTGTTCCTGCTCGGCCCGCCCGGCACCGGCAAGACCTCCCTCGTGCGTGCTTTCGCCAGCATGCTGTGCGGGCGCCTGTTCGAGCAGACGCTGTCACGCACCCGCCCCGATTCCGCCGTGCTCGGTCCTTTCGACATCCCGCTGCTGCGCGACCACGGTCGCTTTCAACGGGCGATCGAGGGCTATCTGCTCGACTGCGAGTGGGCTTTTCTCGACGAGATCGGCCACATCGCCCCCGACCTCGGTCACGACCTGCTCGCGGCGCTCAGCGACCGGCTTCGTCACGACGTCGACCGGGGGCGGAGCACGCACCCCATTCCCCTGCGCACGGCGTTCACCGCGGGCAACGCGATCCCCGGCGAGGACGGATCCGACGATGCTCGCGCGCTCTGGGATCGGTTGCTCGTGCGTGTGCCGGTCGACTATCTCGATCGCGCTGATGCGGCTCTCTTGCTCGCAGGCCCCGTCGAGCGGGCGTCGTCTCCCGCCTCGCGGAGCCTGGCCGATCTCGACCACGACCGCCGTGCCGTCGAGGCGGTACGGATCGCCCCGACGATCATCGAGGCGGTGCTCGAGCTGCGCGACCGACTGCGCGAGGGCGGTCACGTCTTCTCCGACCGACGGTGGTCGGCGGCGCTCGGACTGTGCCGAGCCGAAGCCTGGCTCGACGGCAGAGTCGAGGTGGAGCGTCGAGATCTCGCGACGCTGAGGTTCGTGCTGTGGGACTCGATCGAGCAACGCCGCAGCGCGATCCGCGAGGTGGCGCTGGCCGCCGACCCGTCTCTGGCTGCAGCGATGACGATCGTGGAACGCGCGCGGCTGCTCGCCGAGGTGTGCTGCAGCCACCGGGGTGACGACGCGCAGACGCGGAGCGCGTGGGTTCGGGAGGCGCGGCGCAAGCACCGCGCGCTTGCCGACGCCGCTCGTGAGCTCCCCGTCGCCGCCGCCTGGGGCGGCTTCGATGCCGATGCGGTGGGTGCGCTCGCCGAGGCGTCGCGGGCTATCGCCCAGCTCGAGCAGCCATCGGGGCAGAATCGCCCCTCGACGCACGGGACCGCGTCGTCCAGAGCATCGGGGAGGCGGGACGCGCCGCAGCGGGCGGGTATCGCATCGTGACCGTGCCTTCTTCCGTGTTGCGCGACGATTGGCTCGTCGACGAGTTGTGGGGCCGAGACGGTGGCGATCTCGTCGGCGCGGCACACGAGTGCGACCCCGCGCTCGTGCACGACGTGTTCGCCTACCTGTTGATCGCCGACCCGCAGGTGTGCCAGACGCGACGGCGTCGCCATCCGGATCGTGCCCGGGTGATCGAGCGTCTCGGGACGGATCCGCGGATCACCGCCGTCCGCTCGATGACCGTCGGCGACGAAGACGCCTGCGCACAGTGGACTCCCCGTGTCGTCCGAACGCTTCTGCAGACCGCCCCTGACGCCGCGGCCTCGGCCCCCTTGTCAGGCGCGCAGGACGCGGGTGATCCGGAGCCGGGAGAACAGGCTCTCGCGCTCGCCGCGGAAGACGGGGAGGGTGACGAACGCGCGGGAGGTGGGACGCGGGGGGAGGCCAGCGAGAGCCCGTTCGCGCAGAGCTCTCCCGACGAGCACCTGCTCGCCCAGTTGCTCGACGTCGACAGCCGTGACGGCCTCCGGCGCCTGGTACGAGCGTGTCGCCAAGGCCTGGTCGCGCACGCGGGGTTCGCCGACGTAATGCGCCCCCGCACTCCTCGACCGAGTCGTACGCGAGACCCCGGGCGCGTGGCATCCGATGTGTGGCTCGGGCTGATCGCACCCGAGAGCGAGACGCCGCTCTGGCGTGATTGGGCGCAGCGCGGCCTGCGTGGTCAGGTCTCGTCGCCCCGAGAGCCGCAGGGTCCCCTGGTGATCCTGGCCGATGAGTCGGGATCGATGCAGCTCCTTCTCGACGGCACGCACACGCGACGGACGTGGGCGTTGGCGACCGTCTTCGCGGCCGTCGACATGGCCATCGCCGGAGGGCGCGACGTGATCTACCTGGGATTCGCGGGG is a genomic window containing:
- a CDS encoding GTP-binding protein; the protein is MVLNKEARAQSETVPVTVLSGFLGSGKTTLLNHVLSNREGRRVAVIVNDMSEINIDARLVDGPLQLARVPEKLVEMSNGCICCTLRDDLLVNVAELAAGGRFDTILIESTGISEPMPVAATFDLDFEAGQMLSRVARLDTMVSVVDVSTFLATLDEAKTLASEGIGVNETDNRTIADLLIDQVEFADVLVLNKTDLVDAGDLASVRAFLGRLNPRARQITTQFGQVELGDVLDTGLFDHELAEEAPGWLQEINGEAHVPETLEYGIGSTVFRADRPFHPVRLAKAISTPWPGLHRAKGFFWLASHPHVVGLWSQAGVNVRFEPIADWARFDAAPGQEIVLIGVGLDAREATERLTRALLTDREMAAGRSVWAKLPDPFAGWARTGVTFHVKRPGVPQGAQRHVHAPGHEHHATP
- a CDS encoding AAA family ATPase translates to MSAPTASGRFRRDGFWEDQRAWLDGGFPGRREQIRAMQLGVLAGEHVFLLGPPGTGKTSLVRAFASMLCGRLFEQTLSRTRPDSAVLGPFDIPLLRDHGRFQRAIEGYLLDCEWAFLDEIGHIAPDLGHDLLAALSDRLRHDVDRGRSTHPIPLRTAFTAGNAIPGEDGSDDARALWDRLLVRVPVDYLDRADAALLLAGPVERASSPASRSLADLDHDRRAVEAVRIAPTIIEAVLELRDRLREGGHVFSDRRWSAALGLCRAEAWLDGRVEVERRDLATLRFVLWDSIEQRRSAIREVALAADPSLAAAMTIVERARLLAEVCCSHRGDDAQTRSAWVREARRKHRALADAARELPVAAAWGGFDADAVGALAEASRAIAQLEQPSGQNRPSTHGTASSRASGRRDAPQRAGIAS
- a CDS encoding vWA domain-containing protein produces the protein MPSSVLRDDWLVDELWGRDGGDLVGAAHECDPALVHDVFAYLLIADPQVCQTRRRRHPDRARVIERLGTDPRITAVRSMTVGDEDACAQWTPRVVRTLLQTAPDAAASAPLSGAQDAGDPEPGEQALALAAEDGEGDERAGGGTRGEASESPFAQSSPDEHLLAQLLDVDSRDGLRRLVRACRQGLVAHAGFADVMRPRTPRPSRTRDPGRVASDVWLGLIAPESETPLWRDWAQRGLRGQVSSPREPQGPLVILADESGSMQLLLDGTHTRRTWALATVFAAVDMAIAGGRDVIYLGFAGNDCCWREDIRARARDGVRASLGRICRHFYGGGTAFAAPIDAARTVLGTTAARGAGILVLSDGEGAFGDRELAAKWREARAAAAARCWGVRIGGEDATPLDDLCDAVMPLEEFARADLEARYPLSTRVH